The sequence below is a genomic window from Leisingera sp. M658.
ATCGGTCGTGGTGTAGCGCACCTGTTCCCCGTCCAAAGTGACGGTGCTGACCTTGCCGGTCTCAACCGAGCTGACGAAGTCCGAGAAAGTGCGTTCACGGCTCTGCATCGTGCTGCCGGAACCGCTGAACAAATTGAACAGCGCCAGAATCAGCAGAAACAGAACAACCCAGAAGGCGATATTGCGAGCGTTGCCCAAGGAAAGTTCTCCCTATCAGATAGGCGCGCCACACGGGCCGCCTGCGTTGTGCTTAAAATAAGGATCATTCGAGCAGGTTCAATGCGATAAAAGGGATGCAAAGAACTCTTCTTCGGTTCCTGCCGTTTCCGCCGACCAGCCATTGGCGAATCCAGCCGCTGGTGCAGCCGCCAATTCCCCGCCCCGCCACACTGCCGGAGTGGCCTGCAGCACGGCGCCCGGCATCCCTGCAGCACGCCAGTCCGGGCATAGCTGCAGACCCTTTTGGCCTAGCGCGCGAATCTCGCAACCCTTTGCGTCGCCGCCATAAACCTTCCACCTGCCGTCCCAGGCCTGCCCCGGCAGAGAGACCTCGCCGCGCACGGAGTTATATTCGCGGCAGATCCATATCTGTTTGCTGGTGGTGACCAGACGGCAGCCCGCCAATGTGGCCGATCCGCCGTTGCGGGCCGCCAGAACGGCTTTTTCCATCGGCACACGGCGCGGCGGGTAAGCAGTGCCGGAAATCCACTGAATGGAGCGCACCAGCAGCCGGTGGCTGATTTCACTGGGCAAAGTGCGGAATTTGCGCTGACACAGGGCAACAGCGCCCGCCTGCACATGCGCCAAGTCGCGGGCGGCCAGGAACACATACCAGTCCAGCGCTTCACGGGCCTTGGCCATGTTGCGGGCAATCTTGGCAAAAACCGCAGGGGTCAAGCCCAGCGGCGCCAGTTCCTGCAGCGCCCGGCGCACCCGGACCCGTTCGAATCTGGTATCCTCGTTGCTCGGGTCTTCGGACCATGCAATGCCGCAGCTTTCCAGATAGTCCCGCAATTCGCAACGGGTTACATCCAGCAGCGGCCGCAGCAGCGTCACGCCGTTGTGCGTGCGCCGCTCTGCCATCCCCGACAGCCCGGTCACACCAGAGGCACGCGCCATCCGCATCAGAACCGTTTCAGCCTGATCATCTGCGGTGTGGCCCAGTGCCAGCACCGGAATGCCGTGGCGCCGTGCCCAGCCGGTCAGCAGATCATAGCGCGCCTCGCGGGCCTGGTTCTGCAGATTGCCGTTCTGCGGCCCGTCTTCCCAGCGCAGCACCTCATGGCTGATGCCAAGCCGGGCTGCTGCCGCCCCCGCGGCTTCGGCCTCTGCTGCTGCTTCCGGACGCAGCCCGTGATCAACAGTGGCGGCAAACAACACGACCTCGCCGCCGGCGAAACAGTCGTGCAGCAGATGCAGCAGCGCCATAGAATCACCGCCGCCCGAGACAGCGATTCCCAGCCGGTCAGGAAGGGCGGAGCGGAACTGGCTCCGCACCAGGGGCAGGATATTCTGCCGCGCGCCCGTCAAGAACAGCCCAGCTTGGCCATTTCCGCCGCGGCCCCGGCCTCTTCTGCCGCACCCGGAAAGCGCACGCCGACCTCGGTCAGCGTGACGCAGGCCTGATCGGTCTGGCCAAGACGGCCCAGTGCCGAGCCCAGCTCAAACAGCGCCTTGGGGGCCACCGGCCCGGCGGAATTGCCGGAGAACGCCGCCAGATAGGCCCGCGCCGCCTCACGGGTGTCACCGAGACCATCCAGCGCCTTGCCGCGGCTGAATTCGGCGGCCGGCGCCAGCGGGCTGCCCGGATAGACCTGATTGAAGGCCGCGAATTTCTCCGCCGCATCCTGGTAAAGCCCCTCGGACAGCAGTTTTCCGGCAGCGTCAAAGTCTGCCTGCTCGCCGATTGCCAGCTCACCTGCTGCCGGGCCGCCCGCGCCCTCCGCCTCAATGGCGCCGGCGCCCGCAACCGGCAGCTCGCCGCCGCCGAGGGTTGTTGTCTCGCCCAGGGCGCCGATATCGCCGCCTTCCAGCTCGACCAGCCGGAATTCAAGATCACCGATCCGGTTGGTGCCATCGCTGACAATCCGGTCGATCCGGTGGTTCATCTCCTCGGTTTGCAGGGTCAGCCGCTGCAGCTCGCTTTCAATCGCGCCGACCCGGTCCAGAACGGTATTGCCGGATAGATCCGCCGAGGGCGCGCCAGTGGTCGACAGCTCCCGTTTCAGCCGCTGGATCTCGACGTGCAAGACAGTCAGTTCCTGGCGGATATCGGCGAGGGTCTGCTGATTCTGCGCCGCCAGCGGCAGCGGCAGCAGCAGTGCAGAGGCCAAAAGCGCAATGCGCAAAGATTTCATGGCGTTACCCCGTCAACCCGCCTGCCAGCACCGTCACCGCGCGGCGGTTCTTGGAATAGCAGACCTCGTCCGAACAGATTTCCAGCGGGCGTTCCTTGCCGAAGCTTACCACCTTGATGCGGCTGCCGGCGACCCCTTGGGACATCAGGTATTCACGGGCGGCATTGGCGCGTTTCGCACCCAGGCCAAGGTTGTATTCGCGGGTGCCCTGCTCGTCCGCGTGGCCTTCGATGGTGACCACATAATCGGCGTTCCGGGCCAGCCACTGCGACTGGCCTTGCAGCGTTGCCTGGGCCGCAGGCGACAGGGTGGACTGATCAATTGCAAACAGCACCCGGTCGCCTACGGTCTGCTGGAAATAGGCCGGGCTGGCCGGATCCAGCGCGCCTGCACCGGCGCCTGCACCGCCTGCCCCGGCCCCGCCGCCGTTCAAATCGTCGTTCCATGGGTTGCTGCTGCAGGCTGTCAGCCCCAGCACGGCCACCGCCGCCATTGCCAATTTCAAACCGCTCATATCGTCTGCCTATCCCTTTGCGTTTCTTAACCCGAAACTAGCATAAGCCCGGGGGTGGTACTATGCGGGTATCCCCGCCTTAACGGCCCATTTACTGCTGCAGCGGAGACCAGGCCGGGTCCGAGGCCCCGTCCGGCGTCCTTACCGGCTTCAGATTGCGCCCTGTAATGTCCACCGAATAAAGCAACGCCCGCCCGGTGCTGCCCTGGCTTTCACGGGTGAACATGATCACCCGGCCGTTTGGCGCCCATGTCGGCCCCTCGTCCAGGAACGAGGCGGTCAGCAAGCGCTCCTCGCTGCCGTCGGTGCGCATCACGCCGATATGGAACCGGCCCTTGTTCTGTTTGGTAAAGGCAATCATGTCGCCGCGCGGCGACCACACCGGGGTGCCATAGCGCCCCTGGCCAAAGCTGATCCGGCGCGCCTCGCCGCCGCTTGCGGGCATCACATAGAGCTGCTGACTGCCTGAGCGGTCGCTTTCAAAGACAACCTGCGACCCGTCAGGCGAAAACGACGGCGCCGTCTCGATCGAGGGCGCCGAGGTCAGCCGGGTCTTGCCCCCGGTCCCGATATCCATCGAGAACAGATCGGTGTTGCCGCCCTGGGTCTGCGAGTAGACCACCGTGCGCCCGTCCGGCGCAAACCGCGGCGCAAAGCTCATGATGCCATCGCCGCTGGACAGGATTTTGCGCTGCACCTGGCCCACATCCAGCACATGGATCTGCGGAAAGCCGCTTTCATAGCTGGTGTACAGCACCCGGTCGCCAGTGGGCGAGAACCGCGGTGCCAGCACAAGAGACGCACTGTTGGTCAGATACTGCACATTGGCGCCGTCGTAATCCATGATCGCCAGCCGTTTGCGGCGGTCGTTCTTGGGGCCGCTTTCGGAGACATAGACCACCCGGCTGTCGAAATAGCCGCTCTCGCCGGTGATTTCGCTGTAGATGGCATCAGCCACCTTATGCGCCATCCGCCGCCAGCCGCCGGTGGTGCCGGAGAATTGCAGCGCGCTTTCCAGCTCCTTCTCCGCAAACACGTCATAGCCGCGGAACCGAACCGTCAGCCGGTTGCCGGTGACGCTGACAGCGCCAGTGATCAGCGCCTGGGCGTTCACCGCCTTCCAGTCGGCATATTTCACCGGGTTGTCAAAGCCGGTCACTTTGGAGATATGGGCGCTGGCGGGCACTTCGCGGAACAGTCCGGTACCGCTGAGATCTTCCGCCACCACCCGCGCGATCTGCGCCGCATGCTCCGCAGCCGAAGGGGTCTCGGGCACAAAATCCGGCACCGCATAGGGCAACGGCTCAATCACACCCTGATCGATCTCGATGCGGAGCGGGCCGGTCTGCGCCGCAGCGGCGCCCGCCCCGGCCAGTGCCGAAGCCCCGATCAGCAGAGCTGCCAGAATTTTCCTCATTTGATCCGCATCCTTTCCGGATTGAATGTCATCTCGATATCACGCCATTGCGCGTATTTTTCAGGGGGAAGCTGAAACCCCTTGGCTCCGCAGCGGATTATTGCCCGACGGGCGGCCCCAAAGGCCTGTTGCGCCGCCGATGACGAGCCACCGGTGCTTGACAGCATCCGGATGCTGCCGCTGTCCGGCTTGCCGTCCTGCGCCAGCGACACCGTCACCACCACCGTGGTGTTCAGCGCGTCCGTCGACAGCGATCCCACATTCCAGCACTGCGAGACCGCAACCCGCAGGGCATCCTTTTCGCCCAGTGTCAGCGGCGGGCCGGATGGTTCCGGCGCTTCAACATCGGCGCCGCCTGCCAGGGCTTCCGCCAAGGCATCTTCCACTGCGGAGGGTGTATCCGCCGTCTCCGGCTCCGGCTGCGCTTGCTCGGCCGGCTGGGCTGCTTCCACGGCCTCTTCCGGTTGCGGCTGCGGCCGGGCCGGCCGTGTCCTGGGCCGCACCGAGACCTCTGGCGCAGCAGAGGCTGCAACGTCCTCGCCTTCGTTTTCTTCGGTCACGATCCGGTCGCTGGCGGCCTCGGGCGCGGTGGCTTCCTGCACCTCCTGTTCGGTCTCGGCGCCCTCCTCCGGTGCCACTTCCGGCTGGGCAGTATCGTCAACCCTGGTGTCCGGTTCTGGCGGCGCAACAGGCTCAGGCGCGACACGCTCCACCGGGCGCGGCGCAGTTTCAGGGCGCACCTGCGGCACCAGCGCAGCTATCTCCGGCTCCTCAGCCGCTGCAGGCGGCGTGTCCGGAACATCGGGCTCGGACTGCGGCTCGGGGATCTCTGTCACCTGCGGATCCGGCGCCGCCGGCATGACCGGTTCGGGCTGGACAGTTTCAGGTTCCGGGTCCGGCTGCGGCGCGGGCTCCGGTGCGGGTTGCACTTCGGCCGGTTCATTCAACGGTGCAGGTTCGGGGGCAACTTGCGGCGCCTGGCGCTGCTGGCTGAGCTTTTCAAACTGCTCCGCCGATATCAGCGCCACCTGCTGCACCCGGGACGGCAACGGTTCGGAGGGGAACCAGGCGCCAAAGACAACCCACCCCATCAACAGCCCGTGTCCGGCAAGAGAGATCCTGGTTCCGGTCTGCACCGCCCGCGTCCCCGCTTATTGCCCTGCGCCCTCAGACGGCTGCCCGTCCAGGGCCGGGCCGCCGGTGTCCGTCACCAGCCCAACATTGGAAAACCCGCCTGCGTTCAGCGCGCCCATCACCTGCATGACATCCGCATAGGCGATGCGTCCGTCGGCGCGCAGGAACACCCGGTCCGAGCTGCGCTCGGCCGCAATCGCCCGCAGCTTGGGCACCAGTTCATCGCGCGAAACCGGCGTGGTCTGGATTTCAACACCGCCCTCGGCGGTCATCGTGACAGTCAGCGGCTCTTCCTCATCGCCGGGCAAGGCGCCCGCTGCGGTCTTGGGCAGCTCGACCGGCACGCCGACCGTCATCAGCGGTGCCGCCACCATAAAGATAATCAGCAGCACCAGCATCACATCCACAAAAGGCGTGACATTGATTTCCGACATCACCCTGCCGCGTCCGCGGCGGCGTCCGCGGCGGCGGTTGCTGCCTCCTGAAGGCTGCTGGACTGCGGCACCCATAGCTCAGGAATCCAACTGGCGGCTGAGGATGGTGGCGAACTCATCGGCAAAGCCCTCATAGCCGCCAATGATGCGGTCGCTGTCCGCGCTCAACTTATTATAAAAAACCACCGCCGGAATTGCCGCCAGCAGACCCAGCCCGGTCGCCATCAGCGCCTCGGCAATGCCGGGCGCCACCACGGCAAGGTTGGTGTTCTGCTGTTCTGCAATCTCGATAAAGGCGGTCATGATGCCCCAAACGGTACCGAACAGCCCCACAAAGGGCGCGGTGGAGCCGACGGTGGCCAGGATCGACAAGCCGCTTTGCAGCCCTTCGGTCTCCTTGGCGATGGCCACATCCATCGACCGGTCGATGCGCGCTTGCGCGCCAGGGATCAGCCCGCCGTCGCTGCGGTGGCTGCGCCGCCATTCGGTCATGCCCGCGGAAAAGATCCGGGCCGCCTGACCCGGCGGCCTTGCCCCGACCTGGTCGAACAGCTCATCCAGCGGATTGCCGGACCAGAAAGCCCGGTCAAAGGCATCCGCCTCGCCGCGCGCCTTGCGGTAGTTGATGGTCTTCTGAACGATGATGCCCCACGACCAGACCGAAGCCCCGATCAGCATCAGCATCACCAATTTCACGGTTACGGTGGCCCGCGCGAAAAGGCCCCACATGGAGAAATCAATCTCCTGCGCCAGCGCCAGAGTTTCTGCTTCCATTCGCCTGCTCTACGATTTCCCGGCCGTTTCTCCGGCCTTATTTGGCCAAAGGCTAGCCCAGTTCAATGTCAAAGGCCATTAAAACAGGCGCCACTGCGCCAAATGTTACCGCAATGCGCGAATCTCTGCCGGAAGCCGCGCAGGCCGGCCGCCTGTGGTGATGCAGACGATGGTGACCTGGGCCCGGAACAGCGGCTGGCCGCCGCGCGTGACCTCTTGCATCAGCACCATCCGGGCCGGTGTCACATTGTGCAGCGCGGTAGTGACCAGCAGTTCCTCGTCGAATTTGGCGGGCGCCAGGTAATCCGCCTCAATCCGGCGCACAACATAGATCCGCCCGGCCTCGCGCATGGCGTTCTGATCGACACCAATGCCGCGCACCCAGTCGCTGCGCGCACGTTCAATAAAACGCAGGTAGTTGGCGTGATAGACGATCCCGCCCATGTCGGTGTCCTCGTAGTAGACCCGCACCGGGAATTCGTGGATCATGCTCTGCGCTCCTGTGGTTTGGCGGGCAATCTATGGCTGGGGCCGGACCGCCGCAAGCGTCTCAGCCCTCCAGCGGGTATTCCGCCAGGACATCATAGCGCGCGCCTTCGGGGGCCAGCGTGGACTGGTAAAGGGCAAAACAGTCCGCATCGGTCTGCAGCCGGAACCCCGCCGCCGTTTGCAGGAAACCGGCGATCTTCTCCAGCTGCCCCGGCTGCAGATACCGCGGGAACCGGGCCAGCGTCACATGCGGGCGGAACCGTTCCCGCGCCAAAGCAATTCCCGCCGCCTGACAGGCACTGCGCACTTGGTTCCGCAGGCGGCTTAGCTCCGGTGTCTTTTGCACCACCGCAGCCAGCACCCGCGGCTGCCTGCCGCCAAAGGTCTCCAGCCCCTGAATGCTGAGGGTCAGAACCGGCGCGCGGATGCCTGCGAGGTCCTGATGCAGGGCTTGCAGCATCTGTTCCGGCTGATCATCCAGAAAGGCCAGCGTCAGATGCATATTCTCTGCAGCAACCGGCCGCCCTGCGGGCAGCTCTTCCTGCACACGCTCCAGCGCAATCCGGGCTGCATCAGGCAGCGGCAAGCCCGCGAAAGACCGCATCAGGACTGCGGCTGCCCCGCCGCCGGCGCTTGCAACCGTGCAAACAAGCGCAGGGCGTGGGACTTGTCGTCCGCGGCCACCGGCATCATCCGGTCATAGGCCGCCGCAATGATCCCTGCAATTTCGGGGCGCAGAATGGTGGCGCCGGTCTCCGGCAGCACCGCCAAGGGAGAGGTTTCAGCAAAGGCCGCACCACCCCACATCAGCGCCACCTGCACCGCCTGGGTGAGCGCCAGCGTTTCGGCGGGCATCTGCGCCATCGCCCCCTGCATCCGCAGGAACACAAACGCCGCCTTGATGCCGCCCTGATCGTCAAACCGGAACGCCCGGTACTGGCTGGCCTCCGCCGCCTTCAGCCGTGCCACCAGCGGCGCAAGCCCGGGGATCAGCCGGTCCAGATCAGGCACTTCCAGCAGTTCGTCCCAGTCCAGGAAAAAGAAGAACATCAGATTCGAGCCCAGCTCAGGGTCGGTCTCGGCCATCTGATGGCCTGCCAGCGTCATCACCGCTTCCAGCGCTCCCTTAACGGTTTTCAGTGTCTCGTCCTGAACCCCGAAGACGATCGGCGCCACCGGCCGGCCCCAGCGGGCACAAGCGTATGAGCCGTCTTGGCGGGTGAACAGGGCTTCGATCTGTTCGGGCGTCAGGTCTGGCAGCTGGGCGGTCATATGCGTCTCCTTGATCCTGCCCTGTCTATGCCGTCTGTGCTGCGCGGCGGCAAGGGGGGCTCCCGCGCCTGTCCGGCCCCCTGGCTGCGCCAGGCCGCCGCAAACAGCCTTGGGCCGGGCACCGCTGGCGCGGCGCATCCCGCATCACCGCAAGCGGATGCGGCACAGCTTCTTTCTGGGTGGAAATACTCCCGCCGGAGGCAGCGCCGCGCGGCCGCGCGGCGCCCCGCCCGCGCATCGCAGTGGCGCATCTGTCCGGCCCGCCCGGCGCCAGCAGAATAGGTCATCATTCCTGACACAACTTATAGTGGTTTTTCCGCTGCCTACCCGAACAGATCGTTCCGGGAGCGCGGCGGCGCCATCCCCAGGTGGGTCCAGGCCTTTTGCGCCAGCATCCGCCCGCGCGGGGTGCGCTGGATCAGGCCCTGCTGCAAAAGGTAGGGCTCTATCACCTCCTCCAGCGCGTCGCGGCTCTCGGACAAGGCGGCCGAGATCGTTTCGATCCCCACTGGTCCGCCGCCGTAATTCTCGGCCAGCAGGGTCAGATACCGCCGGTCGGCGCCATCCAGCCCCAGCCGATCCACCCCCAGCCGGGTCAGCGCACCATCGGCCAGTTCGCGGGAGATCGTGCCATCGCCCTCCACAACCGCAAAGTCCACAACGCGGCGCAAGAGCCGGCCGGCGATCCTGGGGGTGCCGCGGGCGCGCCGCGCGATCTCGCGGGCGCCTGCATCATCCGCAGGCGCACCCAGCTTGCGGGCATTGCGGCGGACAATCTCGAACAGCTCGTCAATGGTATAGAACTGCAGCCGGGTCGGGATGCCGAAGCGGTCGCGCAGCGGCGTGGTCAGCAGGCCCATCCGGGTGGTGGCCCCGACCAGGGTAAAGGGCTGCAACTCGATCCGCACGGTGCGCGCCGCAGGGCCTTCACCGATCACCAGATCCAGTTCGAAATCCTCCATCGCCGGATAAAGCACTTCCTCCACCGCCGGGTTCAGCCGGTGGATTTCATCGATGAACAGCACGTCGCTGGCTTCAAGATTTGTAAGGATCGCTGCCAGGTCGCCGGCCTTAGCCAGAACCGGGCCGGAGGTCATGCGGAAATTCACCCCCAGCTCGCGGGCAATAATCTGGGCCAGAGTGGTCTTGCCAAGACCGGGAGGGCCGTGGAACAGCGTGTGGTCCATCGCCTCGCCGCGGCGGCGGGCGGATTCAATAAAGACCTTCAGATTGGCGCGGGCTTCGGCCTGGCCGATGAACTCGCCAAGCCCCTGCGGGCGCAGAGCGCGGTCGTTGTCCGCAGCACTGTCTTCCGGCAGCGGCTCAGGGCGCAGGGCAGGGTCGGCGTCAATCATGGTACGGGTCTCTCTGAAATGTCCCGCCCGGCTGAAGGCCGGGCAGCGCCCGGCCCTCCCGTTTTGCCGAAGGCAAACCTTTGGTTTGACGGGAGGGCGCTTCGCACCCACCCAGGGTCGGGCGCTGCCCTTGGTGTTTCATCTTCACCCCTTCGGCGCCAGCAGCCGCAGAGCCGCGCGGATCAGCTCGGCCTCATCCGCATCCGGATAGGTGGCCGCAGCCTCGGCCACCGCAGCAGCGGCGTCCGAGGGACCATAGCCCAGATTGCCCAAAGCCGACAGCGCCCCGGCCGACGCCGCAGCGGCACCCGTGGGTTTCTTTGGCGGCGTCTTGCGGGCCGGCCTGGCAGCAGGTGCCGGCCCGGCGTCCTCGACCACCTCCAGCCCGGGGCCGTCCATCGCATCCGCCACAGCGCCCCCCATGGCCATCACACCCGGCGCCTTGTCCTTGAGGTCCAGCACGATGCGCTGCGCGGTCTTGGGGCCGACGCCCTTGGCCGTCTTAACCGAGGCCCAATCGCCCAAAGCAATCGCACGGCTCACGCCATCCGGCCCCAGTGCGCCAAGAATGGCCAGCGAGACCTTGGCCCCCACCCCCTGCACCGACGTCAGCAGCCGGTGCCATTCCTTCTCCACCAAAGAGGTGAAACCATAAAGCTGCATCAGGTCTTCGCGCACTACCATCTCGGTATAAAGCGCGACCGCCTCGCCCGTGCCCGGCAGCGCCGCCATGGTGCGGTCGGAGCAATAGACAATATAACCGACGCCGCGCACGTCGATCAGCACATGGTCCTGCGCCCGGTAGTCGAGCCGTCCCGTCATCTTGCCAATCATGCCAATTCTCCGGTCATGCGCGTTTCTCCCTCAGCTGCCGCTGCTGCGTGCCGCCGTAATAGGCATGGCAGATGGCAATCGCCAGCGCATCCGCTGCATCGGCACCTTTAGGCGCACAGCCGGGAAGCTGCAGTTTGACCATATGCATGACCTGCTCCTTTTCGGCGTGCCCCACGCCCACCACGGTCTTTTTGACCCGGTTGGGGGCATATTCACCCACCGGCAGACCTGCCTTGGCAAGCGTCAGCAGCGCCACGCCGCGCGCCTGGCCCAGTTTCAGGGTGCCGGCACCGTCCTTGTTCACAAAGGTCTGTTCGATCGCGGCCTGATCCGGGGCATAAGCCTCAATGATCTCGGTGACCTGATTGTGCAGCGACAGCAGACGCTCGCCCAGATCATCACCATCGGAACAACAATGGCCGTTGGCAACATGGCTCAGCCGCGGGCCATTTGATTCGATGACCCCCCATCCAAGGGTGCGCAGCCCCGGATCAATTCCCAGAATCCGCATGATGTGCCCGGTCCCCGTCTGCTCTTTGCAATTATTTTTTCAACGATTAGCACAAAACGCGAACATGTCCAATTGCTTTCCCTGCGCACTGCCCGCCGCCAAGGAGGCAAATCCTGTCCTGAAACCGACCTTCCGCAATAGGCGGAACGACATTTCCCGGCAAAAGCAGTGCGCAGGCAAACCGCCCTTGTTACTAAGGCGCAAAGCTATGCGCACCGTGCATATGACGCATGCAATTTCGGATCTTGCCGGGTTGGATTTTCCTCACTAGATGCCCGCCATCGCAACATCGCGACGAAGCCAACATCAGATCAGAGGACACGGATATGGCCGCATTTGACACCACCCGCACCACCTATGGTTCCACCGGCCTGTTTGGCCGCTTCGGCGCATTGGTTGCAACCGCAACCGGCATGCTTGCTGCCTGGAATGACGCCCGTGCAACCCGCAACGCCCTGTCGGGCCTGTCCGACCGCGAGCTGGCCGACATCGGCATGTCGCGCGGCGACATCGAGACCGTTGCAACCGGCAAAACCGTTTTCTGAACCCCCTTTTCACGCCCTGCCTCCTCCCTCGGGGCGACTAGGGAAACGCCGCGGACCTTACAGGGCCGCGGCGTTTTTTGTTGCCGGGTTGCGCCGCAGGGCCGCGCCGAACAAAAAGGCCGCCGGCTCCCCCTGCCAGCGGCCTTTTTGTCCTTTGCTGGCATTGCTGTCAGCGCAGAACGGGTCCGATTTTCCGGGCCAGGAAGACTGATACCGGGTCTGCCTGCATCAGGAAGGCGCCCGCGCGTTCAATGCCGCTGCCGCCGGCCAGTGTCTGCACCCGCGCGTCATAGCTGCCAGAGCCAAGCGCGGCCATCAGGAAGCCCTTGAAGAGCAAAAACGCCGCCGCGAAGAAAATCAGCGAGCGTCCTGAAATCCGGGATTGCAGCCGCTGCGGCTTTACCACCAGCAGCCCGTCCGGCCGCAGCCTTGCGGAATAGCCCGCGGACAGAGCTTCATGTTTGCGGTTGATATGCTTCAAACGCGCCTGGAACTGATCACGATGTTCGCCCATTACGAGCCTCCGAACTGGCCCCCACCAGCGGATGGCCCATCTTTGGCTCGAATTGGGGCGAAAATGCGGCAAACCATTCAAATTCGCCGCAAAGTTAAGTCAATCAGCCCGCTTTACGGAGAAGTAACGTTGTCCATTCACCAATTTCATCCCGGCGCTCGGGATTGATGCCGTTCTGCGCATAAACGTTAACCACGTCTTCGGCCTGCTCGTTCAGGATGCCCGAGAGAATCGCATAGCCGCCGGGGCGCAGATTCGCAGCGACATCCGGCGCTAAAGCCACCAGAGGGCCCTTCAGAATATTGGCGAAGATGAGGTCGAACGGCGCCTGTGCCTGCAGATCCGGGTGATCAAAACCGGCGGCTTCCACACAGGCAACCTGGCCTTCCATGCCATTGGCCTTAAGATTTGCTTCGGCGACTTCAACTGCAACCTGGTCGATATCACTGGCCAGAATGGTGCCGTCCCAGACCCGGGCTGCCGCCATTGCCAGCACCGCGGTGCCGCAGCCGATGTCGGCCACTTTTTCGCCATGAAAGCCCTGATCCAGCAGATGATCCAGCGCCTTGAGGCAACCCAGCGTGGTGCCGTGGTGACCGGTGCCAAAGGCCATCGCCGCCTCGATCAGCAGCGGGATCCGGTCCGCAGGCAGCTTGTCCGCGTCATGCGAGCCATAGACAAAAAAGCGGCCCGCTTCGACCGGCGCCAGTTCGCGGCGCACATGGGCGACCCAGTCGGTTTCCGGCAGTTCCGAGACCACAAAGGGTTTGGCTTCGTGCATCGAGGCCAGCAGGGCAAGGCCCGCTGCATCCGGAGCATCGGTAAAGTAGCCGCCCACTTCCCACAGGCCCGAGCCGTCTTCCATCTCAAAGACGCCCACGCCGCTGGGTTCCGGGGTCAGGCGTTCCA
It includes:
- the ruvB gene encoding Holliday junction branch migration DNA helicase RuvB gives rise to the protein MIDADPALRPEPLPEDSAADNDRALRPQGLGEFIGQAEARANLKVFIESARRRGEAMDHTLFHGPPGLGKTTLAQIIARELGVNFRMTSGPVLAKAGDLAAILTNLEASDVLFIDEIHRLNPAVEEVLYPAMEDFELDLVIGEGPAARTVRIELQPFTLVGATTRMGLLTTPLRDRFGIPTRLQFYTIDELFEIVRRNARKLGAPADDAGAREIARRARGTPRIAGRLLRRVVDFAVVEGDGTISRELADGALTRLGVDRLGLDGADRRYLTLLAENYGGGPVGIETISAALSESRDALEEVIEPYLLQQGLIQRTPRGRMLAQKAWTHLGMAPPRSRNDLFG
- the ruvA gene encoding Holliday junction branch migration protein RuvA, yielding MIGKMTGRLDYRAQDHVLIDVRGVGYIVYCSDRTMAALPGTGEAVALYTEMVVREDLMQLYGFTSLVEKEWHRLLTSVQGVGAKVSLAILGALGPDGVSRAIALGDWASVKTAKGVGPKTAQRIVLDLKDKAPGVMAMGGAVADAMDGPGLEVVEDAGPAPAARPARKTPPKKPTGAAAASAGALSALGNLGYGPSDAAAAVAEAAATYPDADEAELIRAALRLLAPKG
- the ruvC gene encoding crossover junction endodeoxyribonuclease RuvC, which codes for MRILGIDPGLRTLGWGVIESNGPRLSHVANGHCCSDGDDLGERLLSLHNQVTEIIEAYAPDQAAIEQTFVNKDGAGTLKLGQARGVALLTLAKAGLPVGEYAPNRVKKTVVGVGHAEKEQVMHMVKLQLPGCAPKGADAADALAIAICHAYYGGTQQRQLREKRA
- a CDS encoding DUF1127 domain-containing protein, whose protein sequence is MAAFDTTRTTYGSTGLFGRFGALVATATGMLAAWNDARATRNALSGLSDRELADIGMSRGDIETVATGKTVF
- a CDS encoding 50S ribosomal protein L11 methyltransferase translates to MPTFTALTTLTGKAQAEALGEAMERLTPEPSGVGVFEMEDGSGLWEVGGYFTDAPDAAGLALLASMHEAKPFVVSELPETDWVAHVRRELAPVEAGRFFVYGSHDADKLPADRIPLLIEAAMAFGTGHHGTTLGCLKALDHLLDQGFHGEKVADIGCGTAVLAMAAARVWDGTILASDIDQVAVEVAEANLKANGMEGQVACVEAAGFDHPDLQAQAPFDLIFANILKGPLVALAPDVAANLRPGGYAILSGILNEQAEDVVNVYAQNGINPERRDEIGEWTTLLLRKAG